In Fastidiosipila sp., the genomic window TTCCCGCTTGTAAATCTTTTCATCGGCGTTCGAAAATTCCTCATCGAAAGGCAACAGCCAGCCGCGGGTCCCGCAAATATGAAAACCGGCTGCCCTGCATGCCTTGTTACGGAGAAAATGGAGACTTGTCAGCCCCTCCCGTTCACAAAAAGCCTCCAGCTTTCGAAGGGTCGTCCACCAGTAATCGTGATTACCCCGCAGCAGAATCTTCTTTCCGGGCAAACGATGGATCAGGGCAAGATCAGGCAAGGCCTCCTCCAGGGACTTGGCCCAGGAAATATCGCCTCCGACCAGGACGGTGTCGTCCGGATCCACAAGATCCAGCCAGTTTTCAACGATCCGCTCCGTATGACTTTCCCAGCGCGGACCGAAGATGTCCATGGGTTTATCGACCGAACCGGCCAGATGAAGATCTGCCAGGGCAAACAGCTTCACTTGTCATCTCCTCCGGGCGGCTCATTCCCATGAAAATGCTGCCAGACCGCCAGCGCAGCTTGCTGTGGAAGGCCCGGCACCCCCGCCAGTTCGTCCAGGGAGGCTTCCGATATCTTTTTGCTTGATCCAAAAGCCTTGAGCAAAGCCTTGCGGCGCGCGGGACCGATTCCGGGTATGGTTTCCAAGTGATAACGCTTGGCTGCCTGGTGCCGCCGCTGTTCGTTGAGCCGCCGGGCGAACCGGTGAGCCTCGTCTTGAACAGCTGTGAGAAGATGGAGCAGGCCCTGCCTGCGTGCCCGCTCCTCTTCCGTTTCTCTGGCCAGTTCGTCTTCCGGAACCGAGGAAGAAGCCAGCTCGATCGTTTGTCCTGAGCTCAGAACAAGCCCGCGGGTCCGGTGCCGGTCATCCTTGACCACGCCGGCAAGCGGCAGACCGAAATCGTCCGCCAGGGGAAGACAGGCCGAAACATGGCCGCGGCCACCGTCAAGCAGGATCAAGTCGGGCCGGCTTCCGAATTTTTGGTCGGCCAGTCGGGATAGGCGGCGCTCCAGTACCTCTCTCATGGACTGGTAGTCATCGATCCCTTCAAAACCCTTAACAGTAAAATGCCGGTAAGAAGAGCGCTCAGGGCGGCCCTGGCGGAAGACTACCATGGAACCCGACCGGTCGCCTCCTCCGAAATGAGAAATGTCATAAGCCTCGATCCGGGCAGGGGCCCCGACCACCCCTGTCAGTTGACCCAGATATTGCAAAGTCGCCTCAATGGCTTGCGGATCCGACCCCCGCGCCAGGGACCTTCTTTCCAGAGCTTTGTCGGCATTGTGGCGGGCCATGTCAACCAGGGCCTTTTTTGCGCCCCGCTGCGGTTGCAGAATATTGACTGCACCGCCCCGCCGCTGCCGGAGCAGCTCAGTCATGAGGGACAGGTCTGGAAGCGGGGCGGGAATCAGTATTTCACGGGGCACCT contains:
- the uvrC gene encoding excinuclease ABC subunit UvrC — its product is MTGQNRQRIEFEARLDLVPEEPGVYLMRDVSGSVLYVGKANSLRQRLRNYFTPKPAVDRRIASMIAKIASYDTILCANELEALVLEANLIKQYQPPYNILMRDDKEYPYIRVTLQEAFPRVMKAFRVGDDLEQGARYYGPWLAGDINRALKVLEAVFPLRTCSRDLPRDIGRERPCLNYHIGRCLAPCAGLISKEDYRAIIDEVIQFLDGRTDELIRRFQREMNEAAEVLDFEKAAHLRGRWQALTRLREEQRVVDQRGGDRDALALARNGNEVAISKLEIRGGRVTGCVQVFAQDQGDDAGEYLASFMGEQYRAQGQVPREILIPAPLPDLSLMTELLRQRRGGAVNILQPQRGAKKALVDMARHNADKALERRSLARGSDPQAIEATLQYLGQLTGVVGAPARIEAYDISHFGGGDRSGSMVVFRQGRPERSSYRHFTVKGFEGIDDYQSMREVLERRLSRLADQKFGSRPDLILLDGGRGHVSACLPLADDFGLPLAGVVKDDRHRTRGLVLSSGQTIELASSSVPEDELARETEEERARRQGLLHLLTAVQDEAHRFARRLNEQRRHQAAKRYHLETIPGIGPARRKALLKAFGSSKKISEASLDELAGVPGLPQQAALAVWQHFHGNEPPGGDDK
- a CDS encoding serine/threonine protein phosphatase; the encoded protein is MKLFALADLHLAGSVDKPMDIFGPRWESHTERIVENWLDLVDPDDTVLVGGDISWAKSLEEALPDLALIHRLPGKKILLRGNHDYWWTTLRKLEAFCEREGLTSLHFLRNKACRAAGFHICGTRGWLLPFDEEFSNADEKIYKREIARLELSIQALKRLQEEEGREPGRVALMHYPPISEQGTGSAFSDLLKEAGIHVCLFGHIHHDVPFYDSQPQIEGVRYIMVASDQIGFRPLLVGEDGRFATAVERQG